The sequence below is a genomic window from Candidatus Krumholzibacteriia bacterium.
CTGACCTCTCTCCGCCAGGCGCCGGCCTCGGGCGGTGCAGCGACCGCCGCAGAGGGTGCGACGACGACGCCCGCGGGCGCGGCAGCCGCGTTGCCGCCCGGGTCGTTGCTGCTGCAAATCGGCGTCTTCGAGAGCCAAGCCAACGCGCTCCGCTTGCGCGATCGTCTGCCGCCCGACATCGGCCCGGTGCGGGTCGACCCGGTGCAACAAGGGGAGCGCCATTTCTACCGCGTCGCCCTCGGCCCCTTCACGAGCGCCAGTGCGGCGACGGCGCACGCCCGCGCCAAGCTCGAACCCCTCGGCATGGAGTGGCGGCTCGTCCGGCCGGAGTCGCCATGAGCCGGATGCCGGAGCCAGGCAGGGAACCGGCCGTTCCGGCCACGAAGCTCACTCCCATGATGGCGCAGTACCAGGAGATCAAGCGCCAGCATCAGGACGCCATCCTTCTCTTCCGCATGGGAGACTTCTACGAGACCTTCCACGGTGATGCGGCGATCGCCAGCCGCGTCCTCGGCATCGCCCTCACCAGCCGCGATCGCGCCTCCGAAACGCCGGTCCCCCTGGCCGGCGTGCCCTACCACAGCGCCAGCGGTTACATCGCGCGCCTGTTGCGCGCCGGCTACAAGGTCGCGGTTTGCGATCAGGTGGAAGATCCGGCGCTGGCGAAGGGACTGGTGCAGCGCGCCGTCACCGAGGTGCTGACGCCGGGGACGGCGCTCGTGCCCGAGCTGCTCGCCGAACGGGACAACCACTACGCCTTCTGTCTCGCCGTGCCGGAGGCCGTGGGGCGAAGCGTGGGCTTCGCCTTCCTCGATTTCTCCACCGGCGAGTTCGGTCTCGGCGAGCGTGTCGAGGCCGAGAGCCTCGACCTCGTGGCGCGCTATTCCCCCCGGGAGTTGTTCCTGCCCCAGAGCTGCATGGGAAGCCCCTTCGCCGCGACGCTGCAGCGGCGCTTCGAAACCCTGCCGCTCACCTACGTGGAAGAAGCGCTGTTCACACCGCGCCTGGCGCGAGAGGCGCTGCTGCGCCACTTCGGCGCCGCCTCGCTCGAGGGCTTGGATTGCGGTGACGTGCCCGAGGGCGTCCGTGCGGGCGGCGCCTTGCTCGAGTACGGCGGCCGGCTGAAGCGGAGCCGGCTCGAAGCGGTGACGCGGGTGCAGGTGGTGCGCCCGGCGGCGGAGATGTTCCTCGACGAGGACACGCTGGCGAACCTGGAGATCTTCCGCTCCAGCCGCGGCCAGGACGCTTCGGTGACCCTGGTGCACCATCTCGACGCCTGCCGCACCTCCATGGGTTCGCGCCTGCTGCGCCGCTGGCTGCGTGCTCCGCTGCGCGAGCGCAGCTCTGTGGAGGCGCGGCACGAGGCCGTGGGCTATTGGGTGCAAGAGAGCGAGGCGCTGGCTCTCCTGGCCGCCGAACTCGCCCGTCTCGGCGACCTGGAGCGCGGCTTCGGCCGCATCGCCGCGGACCGCGCCGGACCACGCGATCTGCTGGCCTTCGCCGACGGCGCCGCACGCATCCCGCTGCTGCGGGAGATGCTGGAGCCCGTTCAAGGCACTCTCCTCGCGGCGTTGCGGGAGGCCATGGACCCGCTGCAGGACCTGGTCGAGGACGTCCGCCGCACGCTGGTGGACGAACCGCCGCCGCACTTGCGCGCTGGCGGCGTCATCCGTCCGGGTGTCTCCGAGGAGCTCGACGCTCTCCTCGACTCCACCCGTTCGGCGCGCGAGTGGATCGCCGCGCTGCAGGAAAGCGAGCGCGCCGCGAGCGGCATCGGCAAGCTCAAGGTCGGCTACAACAAGGTCTTCGGCTACTACCTCGAGGTCCCTCGCGGGCAAGTGGAGAAGGTGCCGGAGCGTTATAGCCCCAAGCAGACCTTGGTGGGAGCGCAGCGCTACATCACGCCGGAGCTGAAGGAGAAGGAGCAGCTGGTGCTGCGCGCCGAAGACGAGCGCGTGCGCCTCGAAACCAGCTTGTTCGCTGCTCTCCGCGCCCGGCTCGCCGCGCAGGCACCCCGAGTGG
It includes:
- the mutS gene encoding DNA mismatch repair protein MutS yields the protein MSRMPEPGREPAVPATKLTPMMAQYQEIKRQHQDAILLFRMGDFYETFHGDAAIASRVLGIALTSRDRASETPVPLAGVPYHSASGYIARLLRAGYKVAVCDQVEDPALAKGLVQRAVTEVLTPGTALVPELLAERDNHYAFCLAVPEAVGRSVGFAFLDFSTGEFGLGERVEAESLDLVARYSPRELFLPQSCMGSPFAATLQRRFETLPLTYVEEALFTPRLAREALLRHFGAASLEGLDCGDVPEGVRAGGALLEYGGRLKRSRLEAVTRVQVVRPAAEMFLDEDTLANLEIFRSSRGQDASVTLVHHLDACRTSMGSRLLRRWLRAPLRERSSVEARHEAVGYWVQESEALALLAAELARLGDLERGFGRIAADRAGPRDLLAFADGAARIPLLREMLEPVQGTLLAALREAMDPLQDLVEDVRRTLVDEPPPHLRAGGVIRPGVSEELDALLDSTRSAREWIAALQESERAASGIGKLKVGYNKVFGYYLEVPRGQVEKVPERYSPKQTLVGAQRYITPELKEKEQLVLRAEDERVRLETSLFAALRARLAAQAPRVERTVAALAALDVLAAFAQVAHQRDYARPHLTADDRIVLRQSRHPVVEALLEKEFVPNDVELSRSEAQILVLTGPNMGGKSTFLRQVALIVLMAHAGSWVPAASASIGPVDRIFTRVGAADNLARGQSTFLVEMTETAK